A stretch of Sulfurimonas xiamenensis DNA encodes these proteins:
- the thrC gene encoding threonine synthase: MNFIQTRGCDKNTPLSVTFSQAILSPIASFGGLYVPENLPDLGREFLNKHVNSSYKDLAFDLLNRFEIDIDSYVIKEALDLYDKFDNSENPVPVVKVKENLYISELYHGPTRAFKDMALQPFGVVLSSIAQKKGEHYLILAATSGDTGPAALETFKNRSNVQVACLYPDGGTSDVQRLQMVTEDAKNLKVIGINGVFDDAQNALKRLLASEEFKKALKEKNILLSAANSVNFGRIIFQIIYHIHSYLELVRQKAITMGEKVYLNVPSGNFGNALGAYYAWKMGLPVEKIIISSNENNVLTKLIKTGKYDLRDLHVVSTTSPAMDILKSSNIERVLYDMFGYKRTRELMQNLEEKNFYELTSDELAQLQESFDADFCTGDEGKVYIKKTFQKNGYLMDPHTATCMKSYETCSDPKIKTIAYSTAEWTKFSPVIANALTGEVDAQDIKALASISNEAKLEIPSMIKELFSKEIVQKTVIEKEDIEKEILKFL, encoded by the coding sequence ATGAACTTTATTCAAACTCGCGGATGCGATAAAAACACTCCTCTAAGCGTAACATTTTCACAAGCTATTTTAAGTCCAATTGCTTCTTTTGGCGGTCTTTATGTGCCGGAGAACTTACCTGATTTAGGGCGAGAATTTTTAAATAAACATGTAAACTCTTCTTATAAAGATTTGGCATTTGATTTGTTAAATCGTTTTGAAATTGATATAGATAGTTATGTTATAAAAGAGGCTTTGGATCTGTATGACAAATTTGACAACTCAGAAAATCCTGTACCTGTTGTCAAAGTAAAAGAGAATCTTTATATAAGTGAACTTTATCATGGGCCTACTCGAGCATTCAAAGATATGGCGCTTCAGCCTTTTGGGGTTGTTCTCTCTTCCATCGCACAAAAAAAAGGCGAGCATTATTTGATTTTAGCTGCAACAAGCGGTGATACAGGTCCTGCGGCACTTGAGACTTTTAAAAATCGCTCAAATGTGCAAGTCGCTTGTTTATATCCAGATGGTGGAACTTCTGATGTTCAAAGACTTCAAATGGTAACAGAGGATGCAAAAAATCTAAAAGTAATTGGGATTAACGGAGTTTTTGATGATGCGCAAAATGCGCTTAAGAGACTTTTAGCATCTGAGGAGTTTAAAAAAGCATTAAAAGAAAAAAACATACTTCTTTCAGCAGCAAACTCTGTAAATTTCGGGCGCATAATTTTTCAAATAATTTACCATATTCACAGCTATTTGGAACTCGTTCGCCAAAAAGCTATAACAATGGGCGAAAAAGTATATCTAAATGTTCCAAGCGGAAATTTTGGCAATGCTTTAGGCGCATACTATGCATGGAAAATGGGCTTGCCTGTTGAAAAAATAATTATCTCTTCAAATGAAAATAATGTTTTAACAAAATTGATTAAAACCGGAAAGTATGATTTAAGAGACTTACATGTAGTGAGTACGACTTCTCCTGCAATGGATATACTAAAATCTTCAAATATTGAAAGAGTTTTATATGATATGTTTGGATATAAACGAACAAGAGAGCTTATGCAAAATCTTGAAGAGAAGAATTTTTATGAATTAACATCTGATGAATTGGCACAGCTTCAAGAGAGTTTTGATGCTGACTTTTGTACAGGTGATGAGGGAAAAGTGTATATTAAAAAAACATTTCAAAAAAATGGTTATTTAATGGATCCTCATACTGCTACATGTATGAAATCTTATGAAACATGCTCAGATCCTAAAATAAAAACTATCGCTTACTCTACTGCTGAGTGGACAAAGTTTTCTCCAGTAATTGCAAATGCGCTTACAGGTGAAGTGGATGCTCAAGATATTAAAGCGCTTGCTTCCATTTCAAATGAAGCAAAATTAGAGATTCCATCGATGATAAAAGAACTCTTTAGTAAAGAAATAGTTCAAAAAACTGTTATAGAAAAAGAGGATATCGAAAAAGAGATTTTAAAATTTTTGTAA
- a CDS encoding pyrroline-5-carboxylate reductase produces the protein MKTITFIGNGNMALSIAKGLRHNYKIEVAGRDIEKLNKFESELSVTIEKALMDDFNIEGKTVMFCVKPANVEEVAVKLKGKARVVYSVLAGTKVQKLKQHLNSDAVVRSMPNLAASVGRSMTTLTGDEAFKEEAEELLGAIGTTLWLGSEKELDIATALAGSGPAYLCLISEALADGAVKQGMKRADAMAAMRGLFGGFGELIQEIHPAILKDGVMSPGGTTAAGYGALENGNVRASCIDAIEKAYKKATEL, from the coding sequence ATGAAAACCATCACTTTTATTGGTAACGGAAATATGGCTCTTAGCATAGCTAAAGGGCTGCGACATAACTATAAAATAGAGGTTGCGGGAAGAGATATTGAAAAATTAAACAAATTTGAAAGCGAATTGAGTGTTACAATAGAAAAAGCTTTAATGGATGATTTTAATATAGAGGGCAAAACAGTTATGTTTTGTGTTAAACCTGCCAATGTTGAAGAAGTTGCTGTTAAATTAAAAGGAAAAGCAAGAGTTGTCTACTCAGTTCTTGCAGGAACAAAAGTGCAAAAATTAAAACAGCATTTAAATTCTGATGCGGTTGTAAGATCTATGCCAAATTTAGCAGCAAGTGTCGGCAGATCTATGACTACGCTTACGGGAGACGAAGCATTTAAAGAAGAAGCGGAGGAGCTGCTAGGAGCGATAGGAACGACACTTTGGCTTGGAAGTGAAAAGGAGTTAGATATCGCAACTGCGCTTGCCGGAAGCGGTCCTGCTTATCTGTGTCTTATCTCTGAAGCGCTTGCAGACGGAGCCGTTAAACAGGGAATGAAAAGAGCAGATGCGATGGCAGCAATGCGCGGTCTTTTTGGCGGTTTTGGCGAACTTATACAAGAGATACATCCTGCTATTTTAAAAGATGGTGTTATGAGTCCGGGAGGAACTACTGCTGCCGGTTATGGAGCTTTAGAAAATGGCAATGTACGAGCTTCTTGTATAGATGCTATTGAAAAAGCTTATAAAAAAGCGACTGAACTTTAA
- a CDS encoding metal-sulfur cluster assembly factor, whose translation MYSKDELFLAISTVVDPEVGFNLVEMGLIYDASCDDEGNAYVKMTLSTKACPLHQLITQWVKDAVMKMAGVKNVEIDLVWEPAWNISMADDNVKKALSR comes from the coding sequence ATGTACTCAAAAGATGAATTGTTTTTAGCAATATCAACTGTTGTAGACCCTGAAGTAGGTTTTAACCTTGTAGAGATGGGTCTTATATATGACGCCTCATGTGATGATGAAGGAAATGCATATGTCAAAATGACGCTTTCGACAAAAGCATGTCCTCTGCATCAGTTAATTACACAATGGGTAAAAGATGCTGTAATGAAAATGGCCGGTGTTAAAAATGTTGAAATTGATTTAGTTTGGGAACCGGCTTGGAATATCAGCATGGCTGATGATAATGTTAAAAAAGCGTTAAGCCGCTAA
- a CDS encoding efflux RND transporter permease subunit yields the protein MIRRFLEFSIDKPLLNHILLTFVFVLSVFSYINIPKEIFPPMNMDKVTIAGGYSGTSADVLDKMVVKTIEDDLQNISELDVIETTIKNGSFSIIADIKAGSDNANVLNDVKDIVSSVKKDLPADMEEPIAKIQLHNFPLALVALAGDRPKEELLQRAEELKSQLSRLKDLSEITIRGDADEELVIKINEQKLLAFGLQPSLAIESLKNISSVFPVGTIKERGSHLYISTYNGEKSEEAIEDTIISIGDTKVRIGDIADASFQLSDEAELSHYNGMRNISINISKSKEGNAIALVKQVREILKENTKLHPELQYKIYADTSVWIKNRLNIVFANIIFGLMLVFLAMLIFINRGIAFVVALGIPLSFMIGLIATEIMGDSLNMLSLLGALIALGMLVDEAIVVAENIYRHLEEGMERREAAIVGAQEMFPAVLTATLTTVFAFLPMLLLSGEMGMFIKIVPIMITVLLLSSLFEAFYFLPLHAHDFLKVSHNESFTRKIWKKLSSWHNAFLHFVFKRRKTSLVVIVVTILSITGVMIKNAKFQLFPDFDTTQVYVYGKVNVNNELEDTEAIVTELEKELLKNIKGDDIASITSVIGFKLDAKNMAETGEHLFHIFIDLSERAPDNAFDKYVSPYLSIEYDKESLIRQRDAKEIAVDVQKVVEPFREIKKDDNLVFEELIVKVPGAGVVASDIEISLSAGDDEQKMLKGIKELENALRAIDGVSNISNDATPGEKELKLRVNEYGQQLGFNEELISRELRAYYLKGEYGKMFNESGLVRIKIESGINEQISSIDTLEVKVPSSDQLVLLRDVCDFIITQGFVALQKENGVRIRTVLASIDKEVITSGEVMKKLEPVFAKLKDDGYVVDIKGEEKENAKNQKEMLQAAFIAIFLIFITLVWLFDSIKKSLIVLSTIPLVLLGVFIGHIVMGINLTMPGLIGIVGLAGVVVNDGLIVVNFIKNAKNTEELMKQAQTRLRPILLTSLTTVLGLSTLIFFASGQAMILQPMAISLGFGIAWATFLNLIYVPLLYALVFKIKDA from the coding sequence ATGATTCGCCGTTTTTTAGAATTTTCGATAGATAAACCACTTTTAAACCATATTTTACTAACTTTTGTTTTTGTGCTCTCTGTCTTTTCATATATTAATATTCCAAAAGAGATTTTTCCGCCTATGAATATGGACAAGGTTACCATTGCAGGCGGATATTCCGGTACTTCAGCTGATGTATTGGACAAGATGGTTGTAAAAACCATTGAAGATGATCTACAAAATATAAGCGAACTAGATGTTATTGAAACAACCATAAAAAATGGCTCATTTTCAATAATAGCAGATATCAAAGCAGGATCTGATAATGCAAATGTATTGAATGATGTAAAAGATATAGTAAGCAGTGTTAAAAAAGATTTGCCTGCAGATATGGAAGAACCTATTGCAAAAATACAGCTGCATAATTTTCCCCTGGCGCTAGTAGCTTTAGCGGGTGATAGACCAAAAGAGGAGCTTTTACAAAGAGCAGAAGAGCTAAAGAGTCAGCTTAGCAGGCTAAAAGATCTAAGTGAAATTACTATTCGAGGCGATGCCGATGAAGAGTTGGTTATAAAGATAAATGAACAAAAGCTTTTAGCTTTTGGACTTCAGCCCTCTTTGGCAATAGAATCACTAAAAAATATAAGTTCGGTTTTTCCGGTAGGAACGATTAAAGAGAGAGGTTCTCATTTATATATATCTACATATAACGGAGAAAAAAGCGAAGAAGCAATAGAAGATACTATTATAAGTATCGGAGATACTAAAGTTCGTATAGGCGATATAGCAGATGCATCATTTCAGCTTAGTGATGAAGCAGAACTTTCTCACTATAACGGTATGAGAAATATATCTATAAATATTTCAAAATCCAAAGAGGGTAATGCGATAGCACTTGTAAAACAGGTGCGTGAAATCTTAAAAGAAAATACAAAACTGCATCCAGAATTACAGTACAAAATATATGCTGATACTTCTGTTTGGATTAAAAATCGGCTTAATATTGTTTTTGCAAATATAATCTTTGGCCTGATGCTGGTTTTTTTGGCGATGCTTATATTTATAAACCGCGGAATAGCTTTTGTAGTTGCTTTAGGTATTCCTCTTAGTTTTATGATTGGTCTTATTGCAACAGAGATTATGGGGGACTCTCTTAATATGCTCTCATTGCTAGGTGCTCTAATAGCTCTTGGGATGCTTGTAGATGAGGCAATTGTTGTTGCAGAAAATATTTACAGACACTTAGAAGAGGGGATGGAGAGAAGAGAAGCGGCAATAGTCGGAGCGCAGGAGATGTTTCCGGCGGTTCTTACTGCAACGCTTACAACGGTTTTTGCATTTTTACCGATGCTTTTGCTTAGCGGTGAGATGGGAATGTTTATAAAAATAGTTCCTATTATGATTACCGTACTTCTTTTATCATCTCTATTTGAAGCATTTTACTTTTTGCCGCTGCATGCACATGACTTTTTAAAGGTTTCTCATAATGAGAGTTTTACAAGAAAGATTTGGAAAAAACTCTCCTCTTGGCATAACGCTTTTTTACATTTTGTATTTAAGAGAAGAAAGACTTCTTTAGTGGTTATAGTGGTAACTATTTTGTCTATAACGGGAGTGATGATTAAAAACGCTAAGTTTCAACTCTTTCCTGATTTTGACACAACACAGGTGTATGTATATGGAAAAGTAAATGTTAACAATGAACTTGAAGATACGGAAGCTATTGTAACCGAACTGGAAAAAGAGCTTTTAAAAAATATAAAAGGCGACGATATAGCATCTATAACTTCTGTTATAGGCTTCAAGCTTGATGCCAAAAATATGGCTGAGACGGGTGAACATCTTTTTCATATATTTATAGATTTAAGTGAGCGTGCTCCCGATAATGCATTTGACAAATATGTAAGCCCTTATCTCTCTATCGAGTATGATAAAGAGAGTTTGATAAGACAAAGAGATGCAAAAGAGATAGCTGTAGATGTTCAAAAGGTAGTAGAACCTTTTAGAGAGATAAAAAAAGATGATAATTTGGTTTTTGAAGAGCTCATTGTAAAAGTTCCCGGAGCCGGTGTAGTTGCTTCAGATATCGAGATAAGCTTAAGTGCCGGTGATGATGAGCAAAAAATGCTAAAAGGCATAAAAGAACTTGAAAATGCACTAAGAGCCATAGATGGTGTCAGCAATATATCAAACGATGCAACACCTGGAGAAAAGGAGTTGAAGCTTCGTGTTAACGAGTATGGACAGCAGTTGGGCTTTAATGAAGAACTTATATCAAGAGAGCTTAGAGCATACTACCTAAAAGGCGAATATGGCAAAATGTTTAACGAAAGCGGCCTTGTTCGCATAAAAATAGAGAGCGGTATAAATGAGCAGATAAGTTCTATAGATACTTTGGAGGTTAAAGTACCATCTTCAGATCAATTAGTTTTGTTGCGAGATGTTTGTGATTTTATCATAACCCAAGGATTTGTGGCTCTTCAAAAAGAGAACGGTGTAAGAATAAGAACAGTTTTGGCTTCCATTGATAAAGAAGTAATAACTTCTGGCGAAGTTATGAAAAAGCTTGAACCTGTATTTGCAAAATTAAAAGATGATGGTTATGTAGTTGATATAAAAGGAGAAGAGAAAGAGAATGCTAAAAATCAAAAAGAGATGCTTCAAGCGGCATTTATCGCAATCTTTTTGATATTTATAACTCTAGTTTGGTTATTTGATTCCATAAAAAAATCTCTTATTGTTTTAAGCACTATACCATTGGTTTTGCTTGGAGTTTTCATTGGACATATAGTTATGGGAATAAACCTCACTATGCCAGGGTTGATAGGAATAGTAGGTCTTGCCGGGGTCGTTGTAAATGATGGACTTATAGTGGTCAATTTTATCAAAAATGCTAAAAATACGGAAGAGTTGATGAAGCAGGCGCAAACAAGATTAAGACCTATACTTTTAACATCATTGACAACTGTTTTGGGACTTTCAACACTTATCTTTTTTGCTTCAGGACAGGCTATGATACTTCAGCCGATGGCAATTTCACTCGGATTTGGAATAGCATGGGCTACATTCCTAAATCTTATCTATGTACCTCTTCTTTATGCCTTAGTTTTCAAAATCAAAGATGCATAA
- a CDS encoding murein hydrolase activator EnvC family protein, which yields MMRFIFVSVLICLHLQARTSVDAKIEKTSSQISSFSQTQQEINKKMSETAEAILLQKKEIQVQQERLKKLKEELLDKESSHKENIGQLKELKIFQNRLKKDGEKLEKELISTIAQSVSLSIILEEKYTAGEDSLIEYEVLDLMHKNAKIKIKELNEKFYNNSKDIDVLNKKVESLEIAINTIDTKRKELIRAQKENEESLKKLNIAKSSYKQELKEILNKQDMLKKTLSQLNIIKIDELKRAEEEAQRAQAFDAKDIISDDNLPKVKSVGSSYRAIKTKYYKGKKTIPPFSPYRITKKYGTYIDPIYGIKVFNESISLKSDEKNTKVKTVFNGKVIYADKTPVLNNIVIIEHDDGLHTIYANLSQISPDIKKGVKIKKGYTIGRISDELIFEVTQKSYHINPIRLFQ from the coding sequence ATGATGCGTTTTATTTTTGTATCTGTCTTAATATGTCTGCATTTACAAGCAAGAACAAGTGTTGATGCTAAAATCGAAAAAACAAGTTCTCAAATAAGCTCTTTTTCTCAAACTCAACAAGAGATCAATAAGAAAATGAGTGAAACTGCAGAAGCAATTTTATTGCAAAAAAAAGAGATTCAAGTACAACAAGAGCGTCTGAAAAAGTTAAAAGAGGAGCTTTTAGATAAAGAGAGTTCTCATAAAGAGAATATTGGCCAGCTAAAAGAGTTGAAAATTTTTCAAAACAGACTAAAAAAAGATGGAGAAAAATTGGAAAAAGAGCTTATTTCTACAATAGCTCAAAGTGTCTCTTTGTCAATAATTTTAGAAGAGAAATATACCGCTGGTGAAGATTCGCTTATAGAGTATGAAGTTCTTGATCTTATGCATAAAAATGCCAAAATAAAGATAAAAGAGCTAAATGAAAAGTTCTATAACAACTCTAAAGATATAGATGTATTAAACAAAAAGGTTGAATCTTTAGAGATTGCCATAAACACCATTGATACAAAAAGAAAAGAGCTGATAAGAGCACAAAAAGAGAATGAAGAGTCATTAAAAAAATTAAATATAGCAAAATCTTCTTATAAGCAAGAGCTTAAAGAAATTTTGAACAAGCAAGATATGTTGAAAAAAACTTTATCTCAATTAAATATTATCAAAATAGATGAGCTTAAAAGAGCTGAAGAAGAGGCGCAAAGAGCACAAGCATTTGATGCAAAAGACATTATTTCAGATGATAATCTGCCAAAAGTAAAATCAGTCGGAAGCAGTTATCGAGCAATAAAAACAAAATATTATAAAGGTAAAAAAACTATTCCGCCTTTTAGCCCATATAGAATTACCAAAAAATATGGTACATATATTGATCCTATATACGGTATAAAAGTTTTTAATGAATCAATATCTTTAAAATCAGATGAAAAAAATACAAAAGTAAAAACTGTTTTTAACGGCAAAGTAATATATGCCGATAAAACACCGGTGCTAAACAATATTGTAATTATTGAACATGATGATGGATTACATACAATATACGCAAATTTATCTCAAATATCCCCTGATATAAAAAAGGGCGTAAAAATAAAAAAAGGGTACACAATCGGCAGAATTAGTGATGAATTGATTTTTGAAGTTACTCAAAAATCATATCATATTAATCCGATAAGATTGTTTCAATGA
- the rsmH gene encoding 16S rRNA (cytosine(1402)-N(4))-methyltransferase RsmH: MQDIPHIPVLYKQVLEIFNDIKEGIIIDCTMGYGGHSSMLLEANPNIKLIAIDQDQTAIDFSTKRLEPCKDRVEIKKGRFSSVIKEILQENDIKEIKAVLADIGVSSLQLDQKERGFSFTSETLDMRMNKEASLSAATVINEYSQQELERILLEYGELRNYKKIASFIVGNRPFSSAKELSEATKHLMPKGKKIHPSTLLMQAIRIEVNDELGELNSLLDTIEEAKFPNAKIAIISFHSLEDRIVKNRFNKWKNSCICPKEAMRCTCGNNHSYGKILTKKPITAEDSELKANPRSRSAKMRVFETDS; encoded by the coding sequence ATGCAAGATATTCCACATATTCCCGTTTTATATAAGCAAGTGTTAGAAATTTTTAATGATATAAAAGAGGGAATAATTATCGACTGCACAATGGGGTATGGTGGACATTCATCAATGCTTCTTGAAGCAAATCCAAATATAAAACTTATTGCAATAGATCAGGATCAGACTGCTATTGACTTTTCTACTAAAAGACTTGAACCTTGCAAGGATAGAGTAGAGATCAAAAAAGGGCGTTTTTCTTCAGTTATAAAAGAGATACTTCAAGAAAATGACATTAAAGAGATTAAAGCTGTTTTAGCAGATATAGGCGTATCTTCTCTTCAGCTGGATCAAAAAGAGAGAGGCTTTTCATTTACAAGTGAAACTCTTGATATGAGAATGAACAAAGAGGCTTCTTTAAGTGCCGCGACAGTTATAAACGAGTATTCACAACAAGAACTTGAGCGAATACTCTTAGAGTACGGTGAACTTAGAAACTATAAAAAAATAGCATCTTTTATAGTTGGCAATCGTCCCTTTTCCTCTGCAAAAGAGTTAAGCGAAGCTACAAAACATTTAATGCCAAAAGGCAAAAAGATTCACCCCTCAACGCTTCTTATGCAGGCTATCCGCATAGAGGTAAATGATGAACTGGGTGAATTAAATTCACTTTTAGACACTATTGAAGAGGCGAAATTCCCAAATGCTAAAATAGCCATTATATCTTTTCATTCACTAGAAGACAGGATTGTAAAAAACAGGTTTAATAAATGGAAAAATAGCTGTATCTGCCCTAAAGAGGCGATGAGATGTACCTGCGGAAATAATCATTCATATGGAAAAATTTTAACAAAAAAGCCTATTACAGCAGAAGATAGCGAACTAAAGGCCAACCCTAGAAGCAGAAGTGCCAAGATGAGAGTTTTTGAGACGGACAGCTGA
- a CDS encoding glutamate-5-semialdehyde dehydrogenase: protein MEQFLAEAKEASRVFNTISGAEKNRILREMANALRESSANLIKANAIDIADGEKNNLSSALMDRLLLDEKRIDAMAVAIEEIAALKEPVGRVLEGWVTEDGLKIEKVSIPIGVIGIIYESRPNVTSDTAALCFKSSNVCVLKGGKEAQNSNEAIAKILQTILEKNNLPKSLISLIPDSSREGVAKLIKMDKYVDLIIPRGGAGLIKYVSDNATVSVVKHDKGQCHTYIDKDAKIDDAIKIAINAKVQRPGVCNAMETLLVDSAIAKETLPLLKAEFDKAHTELKGCKETQAIIDVANATDEDYDTEYLANILNIKVVNGVEGAVEHIVRFSSGHSEAIITQNVTTAEMFLNAIDAAAVYLNASTRFTDGGAFGFGAEVGISTNKLHARGPMGIEGLTTYKFKIYGSGQIR, encoded by the coding sequence ATGGAACAATTTTTAGCAGAGGCAAAAGAGGCAAGCAGAGTATTTAACACTATTAGCGGGGCAGAAAAAAATAGAATATTAAGAGAAATGGCAAATGCACTTAGAGAGAGTAGTGCTAATTTAATTAAGGCAAATGCTATTGATATTGCAGATGGTGAAAAAAACAATTTATCATCTGCTTTGATGGATAGATTGCTTTTAGATGAAAAACGCATTGATGCGATGGCAGTGGCGATTGAAGAGATTGCGGCACTTAAAGAACCTGTTGGTCGTGTTCTTGAGGGCTGGGTTACAGAAGATGGTTTAAAGATTGAAAAAGTATCAATTCCTATCGGTGTAATAGGAATTATTTATGAATCTCGCCCGAATGTAACAAGCGACACTGCAGCACTCTGTTTTAAAAGCTCAAATGTTTGCGTGCTTAAAGGTGGAAAAGAGGCTCAAAATTCAAATGAAGCAATAGCAAAAATTCTTCAAACTATTTTAGAAAAAAACAATCTGCCAAAATCTTTAATTTCTCTAATTCCGGACTCTTCAAGAGAAGGAGTTGCTAAATTGATTAAAATGGATAAGTATGTAGACCTGATTATTCCTCGCGGTGGGGCAGGGCTTATTAAATATGTAAGCGACAATGCAACAGTAAGTGTTGTAAAACATGACAAAGGGCAGTGTCATACTTATATAGACAAAGATGCAAAAATAGATGATGCTATAAAAATTGCTATAAATGCAAAAGTACAAAGACCTGGAGTTTGTAATGCTATGGAGACTCTTTTAGTTGACAGTGCTATAGCCAAAGAGACACTTCCACTTTTAAAAGCAGAGTTTGACAAAGCGCATACAGAGCTAAAAGGGTGTAAAGAGACACAAGCAATTATAGATGTGGCAAATGCCACGGATGAAGATTATGATACTGAGTATCTAGCAAATATCCTTAATATAAAAGTAGTAAATGGTGTCGAGGGAGCAGTAGAGCATATAGTGAGATTTTCTTCAGGCCATTCAGAAGCCATTATCACACAAAATGTAACTACAGCAGAGATGTTTTTAAATGCAATAGATGCTGCCGCCGTATATCTGAACGCTTCAACAAGATTTACTGACGGCGGAGCTTTTGGCTTTGGAGCTGAAGTTGGAATCAGCACCAACAAACTCCATGCGAGAGGACCTATGGGAATAGAAGGTTTGACAACATATAAGTTTAAAATTTATGGAAGCGGTCAAATCAGATAA
- a CDS encoding response regulator: MKTSSKTEDDIIEPENRKKRELIPHSKITKENFSLFKNVKILIAEDNIINQKVITSILSNSGIDITIANNGQEALNILEKESDFSIIFMDAHMPVMDGYQATRMIRKNQNYNHIPIIALSGDTAPEDIKNMLNAGMEAHLEKPIKMDAIYDVLYIYTTGEEEQNNSYKSQKVNLKLDTEKGLEICGDDKNFYLEILNDFISSYCDSADKLQKYINDKNKTDADKMLLDISGVSANIGANNLHDRALDLKKSITNPTDDLKYINDLKKYSRSLHQVCEAIEKYKNNN, from the coding sequence GTGAAAACTTCTAGTAAAACAGAAGATGATATCATCGAACCTGAAAATAGAAAAAAACGCGAACTTATTCCTCACAGTAAAATTACAAAAGAGAACTTTTCCCTTTTTAAAAATGTAAAAATTTTAATTGCCGAAGACAATATAATCAATCAAAAGGTTATAACTTCTATTTTATCAAACTCAGGCATAGATATCACCATTGCGAATAATGGACAAGAAGCATTAAATATATTAGAAAAAGAGAGTGATTTTTCAATCATATTTATGGATGCGCATATGCCGGTTATGGATGGATATCAAGCGACAAGAATGATTAGAAAAAATCAAAACTATAATCATATACCTATCATTGCCCTTAGCGGAGATACCGCACCTGAAGATATCAAAAATATGCTTAATGCCGGTATGGAAGCACATCTTGAAAAACCTATTAAAATGGATGCTATTTATGATGTTTTATATATATACACTACAGGAGAAGAGGAACAAAACAACTCTTACAAAAGTCAAAAAGTTAATTTAAAACTTGACACTGAAAAGGGCTTAGAGATATGTGGAGATGATAAAAACTTTTATCTTGAAATACTTAATGATTTTATATCAAGTTATTGTGACTCAGCAGATAAACTTCAAAAATATATAAATGATAAAAACAAAACAGATGCAGACAAAATGCTGCTAGATATATCTGGAGTTTCTGCAAATATAGGTGCAAATAATCTGCACGATAGAGCACTTGATTTAAAAAAAAGCATAACAAACCCAACAGATGATTTAAAGTATATCAATGACTTGAAAAAATACTCAAGATCTCTTCATCAGGTTTGTGAAGCTATTGAAAAGTATAAAAACAATAACTAA